A genomic stretch from Bos javanicus breed banteng chromosome 29, ARS-OSU_banteng_1.0, whole genome shotgun sequence includes:
- the VWA5A gene encoding von Willebrand factor A domain-containing protein 5A — protein MVHPGGLLTPREKPVPLKSISVTLSICEFVAGVSATLNYKNEEEVPLEAFFIFPMDEDSAVYSFEAMVDGKKIKAELQDKMTAHTNYENAIIRGHQAFLLEEDMCSRDVFCCNVGNLLPGSQAELTLKYVQELPLEADGALRYVLPAILNPRYQLSGCSEDSCLNMKTPVVSLEDLPYTISMVATISSQHGIDRIQSNCSLSPIEYLGDNKTSAQVSLADGHKFDRDVEFLIYYRAVHTPSVVVEMGESTTKSDGVLGDPAAMVTFYPNIPEAQPSIACGEFIFLMDCSGSMQSPISKQSKSQLRIDVAKETLILLLKSLPLGCYFNIYEFGSTYEAFFPNSVKYAQSTVEEALRRVKLMRANLRGTEILTALQHIYKQPSVPGHPLQVFVFTDGEVTDTFTVVREVKSHRLRHRCFSFGIGEGVSTSLVKGIARASRGTSEFITGKERMQAKALRALKRSLQPVVDDVSLSWDLPDGLSAKMLSPEQTVLFRGQRLILYAQLTGTMPPAEATGEVCLKYTLQGESLENKVTFSLQPKLDANLTIHRLAAKSFLQTKDMGLRETAAGDKKDVLKVSMECGVISSHTAFIAVNKDLNKPIQGPLAPRDVPRPMLMYAAPVMQSLSPPRCGTGRRTHLGLGHRKEKKCTSLSEARLEKPKSRASAKKTNVETHGPVVEDNRLVELISLQKADGSWDLNEGLALVLGMKLEDIQAALPDKDANSSSWATVLAVLWLHDNAKDMACEWELLERKAVAWIHIHAGSVRHELVKAAVAFMKSSADPAIFGP, from the exons ATGGTGCACCCAGGAGGCCTCCTAACCCCCCGGGAGAAGCCAG TGCCACTGAAGAGCATCTCTGTGACCTTGTCCATCTGTGAGTTTGTGGCTGGTGTGTCTGCAACCTTAAACTACAAGAATGAGGAGGAAGTTCCTTTGGaggctttctttatattccccaTGGATGAAGACTCAGCTGTCTACAGCTTCGAGGCCATGGTggatggaaagaaaattaaagcagaatTACAGGACAAGATGACG GCACACACCAACTATGAGAACGCCATCATCCGTGGCCACCAAGCCTTTCTGTTAGAGGAGGACATGTGCTCCAGGGATGTGTTCTGTTGTAACGTGGGGAACCTCCTTCCCGGGTCGCAGGCAGAACTCACCTTGAAGTATGTGCAGGAGCTGCCCCTGGAAGCAGACGGGGCTCTGCGCTACGTGCTCCCTGCTATCCTGAATCCTCGGTACCAACTCTCTG gATGTTCCGAGGACAGTTGCCTTAATATGAAGACTCCTGTAGTCTCTTTGGAGGACCTGCCCTACACAATCAGCATGGTGGCGACCATCAGTTCCCAGCATGGCATTGACAGGATTCAATCCAACTGCTCCTTGAGTCCTATTGAGTACCTTGGAGATAACAAGACTTCTGCTCAG GTTTCCTTGgccgatggacacaagtttgatagGGATGTGGAGTTCCTGATTTACTACAGAGCAGTGCACACCCCTAGTGTAGTCGTGGAGATGGGAGAATCTACCACAAAGTCAG ATGGTGTGTTGGGAGATCCAGCTGCAATGGTGACTTTCTACCCGAATATCCCAGAAGCTCAGCCATCAATTGCCTGCGGAGAATTTATCTTCCTCATGGACTGCTCAGGAAGCATGCAGAGCCCCATAAGTAAACAGAGTAAATCTCAGCTGCGCATAGATGTAGCCAAG GAAACACTGATTTTGCTTCTGAAGAGTTTGCCTCTAGGCTGTTATTTCAACATCTATGAATTTGGATCTACTTATGAGGCATTCTTTCC gaATAGTGTGAAGTATGCTCAGAGTACCGTGGAGGAGGCACTGCGGAGAGTTAAGCTTATGAGGGCTAACCTCAGGGGTACGGAAATCTTGACAGCGCTCCAACACATTTACAAGCAGCCTTCTGTCCCAGGCCACCCCCTGCAG GTTTTTGTCTTCACAGATGGAGAAGTTACTGATACATTTACTGTCGTTAGAGAAGTTAAGAGCCACCGTCTAAGGCACAG ATGTTTTTCATTTGGTATTGGTGAAGGAGTCTCCACCAGCCTCGTAAAAGGCATTGCCCGGGCGTCACGGGGCACTTCAGAATTTATCACAGGCAAGGAGAGAATGCAGGCCAAG GCACTTAGAGCCCTGAAACGTTCTCTGCAGCCCGTGGTAGACGATGTTTCTCTGAGCTGGGATTTGCCTGATGGTCTGTCTGCTAAAATGCTTTCCCCAGAACAGACTGTCCTCTTTAGGGGTCAGAGATTAATCCTCTATGCCCAGTTGACTGGGACAATGCCG CCAGCAGAGGCAACAGGAGAAGTTTGCCTCAAGTACACACTCCAAGGAGAGAGTCTGGAGAATAAAGTGACATTTTCCCTACAACCCAAGCTTGATGCCAA cctcacCATTCACCGACTTGCAGCCAAATCCTTTCTGCAGACCAAGGACATGGGCCTCAGGGAAACTGCAGCAGGTGATAAAAAAGATGTGTTGAAAGTTAGCATGGAGTGTGGAGTCATAAGCTCCCACACAGCTTTCATTGCTGTCAACAAGGATCTCAACAAGCCAATTCAGGGGCCACTGGCTCCTCGGGATGTTCCAAGGCCAATGCTGATGTATGCTGCCCCAGTGATGCAATCCTTGTCACCACCGAGGTGTGGAACTG GACGAAGAACACACCTGGGTCTTGGtcatagaaaagagaagaaatgcaCTTCCTTATCAGAGGCCCGTCTTGAGAAGCCAAAGTCTCGTGCTTCTGCCAAAAAGACCAATGTGGAAACTCATGGTCCAG TTGTTGAAGATAATCGTCTTGTAGAGTTGATTTCCCTTCAAAAGGCAGATGGTTCCTGGGATCTGAATGAAGGTCTGGCTTTGGTCCTGGGTATGAAGTTGGAAGACATACAGGCTGCACTTCCTGACAAG GATGCAAATTCTTCAAGCTGGGCCACAGTCCTGGCAGTACTCTGGCTGCATGACAATGCTAAGGACATGGCTTGTGAGTGGGAACTTCTGGAAAGGAAGGCAGTGGCCTGGATTCACATCCACGCAG GGTCCGTCAGGCACGAGCTTGTGAAAGCTGCAGTTGCTTTCATGAAATCTTCTGCGGATCCTGCCATCTTTGGCCCCTGA